One window from the genome of Rhodobacteraceae bacterium S2214 encodes:
- a CDS encoding NADH-quinone oxidoreductase subunit E translates to MLRRLHPDQPESFAFTPENQKWAEAQTTKYPEGRQASAIIPILWRAQEQEGWLTRPAIEYVAEMLGLAYIRALEVASFYFMFQLQPVGTVAHIQVCGTLSCMICGAEDLIGVCKDKIADKAHALSADGKFSWEEVECLGSCANAPMAQIGKDYYEDLTAERLSEIIDELAAGKVPTPGPQNGRYAAEPLKGLTSLTEYDSGKTKYNASVQLATDIGDTVKRIDGTEVPILTPWLDGEVKTKPAAKKKAAPKKTAAENAADAKKTPAARAAEERRKEEIADAENTPVSKAKPKTKPAAKPAATKGKTDAAAKAKAAPAPVAAADGPEKQPEVLTAARAGGADDLKRISGVGPKLEGVLNDLGFYHFDQIAKWTSDEIQWVDNRLKFKGRIIRDDWVSQAKAFAEE, encoded by the coding sequence ATGCTGCGTAGACTACACCCTGATCAGCCCGAAAGCTTCGCCTTCACGCCTGAGAACCAGAAATGGGCCGAAGCTCAGACGACGAAATACCCAGAAGGGCGGCAGGCATCTGCGATTATTCCTATCCTGTGGCGTGCGCAGGAACAGGAAGGTTGGTTGACTCGTCCGGCGATTGAATATGTTGCGGAAATGCTGGGCCTTGCCTACATCCGAGCGCTCGAAGTGGCATCGTTCTACTTCATGTTCCAGCTACAACCTGTTGGTACTGTGGCGCATATTCAGGTCTGCGGCACGCTATCTTGCATGATCTGCGGCGCGGAAGATCTAATCGGTGTCTGCAAAGACAAGATCGCGGATAAAGCGCATGCACTGTCCGCCGACGGTAAGTTTTCATGGGAAGAAGTCGAATGTTTGGGCTCTTGCGCAAACGCGCCAATGGCTCAGATCGGCAAAGACTACTACGAAGACCTAACCGCTGAACGCCTGTCCGAAATCATCGACGAACTGGCTGCCGGCAAGGTCCCGACACCGGGTCCGCAGAACGGCCGTTACGCGGCTGAACCGCTTAAGGGTCTGACATCGTTGACTGAATACGATAGCGGCAAAACCAAATACAACGCATCTGTGCAATTGGCGACAGACATCGGCGATACGGTCAAACGGATCGATGGAACCGAAGTGCCGATTTTGACGCCTTGGTTGGATGGTGAAGTGAAAACCAAACCTGCCGCAAAAAAGAAAGCTGCGCCAAAGAAAACAGCTGCTGAAAATGCGGCTGATGCGAAGAAAACGCCAGCAGCGCGCGCAGCCGAAGAACGACGCAAAGAAGAAATCGCCGATGCGGAAAATACACCCGTGTCAAAGGCGAAGCCAAAAACAAAACCGGCCGCAAAGCCTGCTGCGACAAAGGGTAAGACCGATGCTGCCGCTAAGGCCAAAGCAGCGCCAGCGCCTGTCGCTGCGGCAGACGGTCCTGAAAAGCAACCAGAGGTTCTGACCGCAGCCCGTGCAGGCGGGGCAGATGATCTGAAACGGATAAGCGGTGTTGGCCCGAAACTGGAAGGCGTGTTGAACGACCTTGGTTTCTACCATTTTGATCAGATCGCCAAATGGACGTCCGACGAAATTCAGTGGGTCGATAATCGCCTGAAATTCAAAGGCCGGATCATTCGGGATGACTGGGTTTCTCAGGCCAAAGCCTTCGCAGAGGAGTAA